In the genome of Longimicrobium sp., one region contains:
- a CDS encoding long-chain-fatty-acid--CoA ligase, with protein MHAMNLARHVERGAAEHPERPALLFEGDAWSYAALDAQASRAAAALARLGIGPGDRVAIWLPNLPEWVFAYLGALKAGAVAVSLNASLRGEEAAFILADSGARVLVTTAALLPLVPRDRLPALEAVMVAGEDEAGAPSFAALLAAAPADARAVHLPPDAPAAIVYTSGTTGTPRGATLSHANVVFNARAKQRHLGIGPDDRMLLFLPLYHCFGQNAVLNAALQSGATAVLHRRFEVEPVLRSIARDGVTMFFGVPATFQLLAERATPDELRPVRYFFSAAAILPLATELRWREKFGRPVHQGYGLTETSPFASYNHSHRYRPGSIGTPVEGVEMRVVSVEDGREVPPGEAGEIVVRGPNVMLGYWRRPEETAQVIRGGWLHTGDIGRMDDEGYFYVEDRLKDLVDVGGSNVYPAEVENVLHRHPAVAEAAVYGVPAAVLGEQVQADVVPRPGSEVREEELLAFCRAHLAPVKVPARVRLVASVPRSPTGKVLKRVLREEHSVAARGTPRPAVSAAAILDWLESWLRAHLGIQGALSADVPLREYGLDSPRAVLLAAGLGEWLGLSLPVTLAWSHPTLGHLARFLASEVGVSAAAAGTPAPPPSPSPSPSPDEDRAALDALSEGELAGLLARELATLHQGSAR; from the coding sequence ATGCACGCCATGAACCTGGCCCGGCACGTGGAGCGGGGTGCCGCGGAGCACCCCGAGCGCCCGGCGCTCCTCTTCGAAGGGGACGCGTGGAGCTACGCCGCGCTCGACGCGCAGGCCAGCCGCGCGGCCGCGGCGCTGGCGCGGCTGGGGATCGGGCCCGGCGACCGGGTAGCCATCTGGCTTCCCAACCTTCCCGAGTGGGTGTTCGCCTACTTGGGCGCCCTGAAGGCGGGCGCCGTGGCGGTGTCGCTGAACGCCTCGCTCCGCGGTGAGGAGGCGGCCTTCATCCTGGCCGACAGCGGGGCGCGGGTGCTGGTGACCACCGCCGCGCTCCTCCCCCTGGTTCCCCGCGATCGCCTTCCCGCGCTGGAGGCGGTGATGGTGGCGGGCGAGGATGAGGCGGGTGCCCCGTCGTTCGCCGCGCTGCTGGCGGCCGCCCCGGCGGACGCGCGCGCGGTGCACCTGCCGCCCGACGCGCCCGCCGCGATCGTGTACACCTCCGGGACCACGGGTACGCCGCGCGGCGCCACCCTGTCGCATGCCAACGTGGTCTTCAACGCGCGGGCCAAGCAGCGCCACCTGGGCATCGGCCCCGATGACCGCATGCTCCTGTTCCTTCCGCTCTACCACTGCTTCGGGCAGAACGCCGTGCTGAACGCGGCACTGCAATCCGGCGCCACGGCGGTGCTGCACCGCCGCTTCGAGGTGGAGCCGGTGCTGCGTTCGATCGCGCGCGACGGGGTCACCATGTTCTTCGGGGTTCCCGCCACCTTTCAGCTCCTGGCCGAGCGCGCCACCCCCGACGAGCTGCGACCGGTGCGCTACTTCTTCTCCGCCGCGGCCATCCTTCCCCTGGCCACCGAGCTGCGCTGGCGGGAAAAGTTCGGCCGCCCCGTGCACCAGGGGTACGGCCTGACGGAAACCTCTCCCTTCGCCAGCTACAACCACTCGCACCGGTACCGTCCCGGCTCCATCGGCACGCCCGTGGAGGGGGTGGAGATGCGGGTGGTCTCCGTGGAGGACGGGCGCGAGGTGCCGCCCGGGGAGGCGGGGGAGATCGTGGTGCGCGGCCCCAACGTGATGCTGGGCTACTGGCGGCGTCCGGAAGAGACGGCGCAGGTGATCCGCGGGGGGTGGCTGCACACCGGCGACATCGGCCGGATGGACGACGAGGGCTACTTCTACGTCGAGGACCGGCTGAAGGACCTGGTGGACGTGGGGGGGAGCAACGTGTATCCGGCGGAGGTGGAGAACGTACTGCACCGGCACCCCGCGGTGGCCGAGGCGGCGGTGTACGGGGTGCCCGCGGCGGTGCTGGGAGAGCAGGTGCAGGCCGACGTGGTGCCGCGCCCCGGGAGCGAGGTGAGGGAAGAAGAGCTCCTGGCCTTTTGCCGCGCGCACCTGGCGCCGGTGAAGGTGCCCGCGCGCGTTCGCCTGGTGGCCTCGGTCCCACGCAGCCCCACGGGAAAGGTCCTGAAGCGGGTGCTGAGGGAGGAGCACTCCGTCGCCGCGCGGGGCACGCCGCGGCCCGCCGTCTCCGCCGCGGCCATCCTGGACTGGCTGGAGTCGTGGCTGCGTGCGCACCTGGGGATCCAGGGTGCCCTGTCGGCCGACGTGCCGCTGCGCGAGTACGGGCTGGATTCGCCGCGCGCGGTGCTCCTGGCCGCGGGGCTGGGCGAGTGGCTGGGCCTTTCGCTTCCCGTGACGCTGGCCTGGAGCCATCCCACCCTGGGCCACCTGGCGCGCTTCCTGGCGTCGGAGGTGGGCGTTTCCGCCGCCGCCGCGGGCACCCCCGCGCCGCCTCCGTCTCCGTCCCCGTCCCCGTCTCCGGACGAGGACCGGGCCGCCCTGGATGCGCTTTCCGAGGGCGAGTTGGCCGGCCTGCTGGCGCGGGAGCTCGCCACCCTGCACCAGGGGAGCGCCCGATGA
- a CDS encoding polyketide synthase translates to MNGRPAEPDARAVLADALLELRRLQTKIGALEAARTEPIAVVGVGCRFPGGADGPDAFWRLLREGRDAIGEVPAERWDAGAFYDPDPEAPGKMYTRQGGFLGGIDGFDPRFFGIAPREAANLDPQHRLLLEVSWEALEHAGISPPGLAGTQTGVFTGLFLDEYAQQRYYRDDPEHIDTYRGLSVLRSLAAGRLSYLLGVHGPSMQLDTAC, encoded by the coding sequence ATGAACGGGCGGCCGGCCGAGCCCGACGCCCGCGCCGTGCTGGCCGACGCGCTGCTGGAGCTGCGGCGGCTGCAGACGAAGATCGGCGCGCTCGAGGCGGCGCGCACGGAGCCGATCGCCGTCGTCGGCGTGGGATGCCGCTTTCCGGGCGGGGCGGATGGGCCGGACGCGTTCTGGCGGCTGCTGCGCGAGGGGCGCGACGCCATCGGCGAGGTGCCGGCGGAGCGCTGGGACGCGGGCGCCTTCTACGACCCCGACCCCGAGGCGCCCGGGAAGATGTACACGCGCCAGGGCGGGTTCCTGGGCGGCATCGACGGGTTCGATCCGCGGTTCTTCGGGATCGCCCCGCGCGAGGCCGCCAACCTGGACCCGCAGCACCGGCTGCTGCTGGAGGTGAGCTGGGAGGCGCTGGAGCACGCCGGGATCTCGCCTCCCGGGCTGGCGGGGACCCAGACGGGCGTGTTCACGGGGCTGTTCCTGGACGAGTACGCGCAGCAGCGGTACTACCGCGACGACCCGGAGCACATCGACACCTATCGCGGGCTGAGCGTGCTGCGCAGCCTGGCGGCCGGGCGCCTGTCGTACCTGCTGGGCGTGCACGGCCCGTCGATGCAGCTGGACACCGCCTGC